One segment of Brassica napus cultivar Da-Ae chromosome C3, Da-Ae, whole genome shotgun sequence DNA contains the following:
- the LOC106388708 gene encoding mediator of RNA polymerase II transcription subunit 12-like isoform X2: MQRYHPANCTSAVNNTAMGARDSGRADSSSIGNYSLNSRRPPPLTPYKLRCEKDGLNSRLGPPDFHTPTSSSPEENLTKEYIQFGYKETVDGLKEADEIILTQVHTFSKPVVLKCKESVRKCFRAINESRALKRKAGQVYGVPLSGSLLGKPGFPEQKSCGEETKKKWIESLSQQHKRLRSLADNIPGYRRKTLFEVLIRNNVPLLRATWFIKVTYLNQVRPSTAAISSGTPDKTQNSRCEQWTKDVIEYLQYLLDELLSRNSSYPSQQTRDRSPQMLYAGSMQKISPASSSLYGEETSLHFKWWYMVRLLQWHHAEGLLFPYLIVDWVLRLLQEDVFEILLLLLPIVYVFLESIVLSQTYVQSLVAIAVRFIEEPAPGGSDLVDNSRRAYTLSALVEMVRYLVLAAPDTFVSSNCLPLPPSIAACGPNDVSYASKAYENLEKLRSNSSEISTQFQGRGVDSRFGFLSFDYTISTIQRSADDLAKIASAGYPQHNVAKAVQALDKALSDGDIRAAYSYLFEDLCNGAVDETWIAEVSPCLRSSLRWIGAISTSFVCSAFFLIEWATCDFRDFRAGVPKDIKFSGRKDCSQVYLVIQLLKQKILGGEFAARKGKNHRSNSLGVSKPSSSMDAFESPGPLHDIIVCWIDQHEVHRGGAKRLQLLVFELIRSGIFNPLAYVRQLIFSGMIDMIQSAADPERRIRHHRILKQLPGWFVYDTLEEAQLLGGDKLEEAVRIYSNERRLLLRELLVNADQKSKKNSTFLPSVDLPRTFNAMADNQELRKHTKRSKDIRELKERIAALLQFPDVSCGVKNSVRDEFQSSVKESSGSVYSKMDHLESTPGCEDCRRAKRKKMNDEKSSCYQGSSPIALDEEDNWWIKKGFKTVEPSLKVDPLMELTKQVPRGRQKMVRKTQSLAQLQAARIEGSQGASTSHVCDNKVSCPHHGPGVEGENHKVVDVFRTSTSVDIVSVGNSLKQLQFVDKRSVAVWLVNVVRQLVEESEKSSVRVGQFNKGAPVEEKNTVRWKLGADELSSILFLMDLSRDLVSVVKFLFWLLPRAKSSPSFSVQGGRNLVIMPRNVENNVCEVGEAILVSSLRRYENILFSADLVPEAMTALMARAASLMSSNGKISGSAALVYARYILNGYGNLPSVVEWHNNFKATCEKRLLSELDHTRSGNGEYEIPLNVPAGVDNADDYLRKKISSSGTRLSRVGLNMREVVQRHVEETTHYLRKLIGTDTMKASLAEKNDDGYQVAQQIVVGLMDCIRQTGGAAQEGDPSLVSSAVSAIINSVSNSMARILDFSVGNVHQNRPSGVGSSNIARHILQIHITCLCLLKEALGERQSRVFEIALATESSTALAGAFAPAKGSRGQHQLSPESYDSIANNTNDIPNGTGKVALSKATKVTAAVSALVIGAITHGVITLERIVGLLRLRECLDFVQFVRRTKSSSNGSARSVGASKVDNSIEVYVHWFRLLVGNCKTVSEGMVLELVGESSVVAVSRMQRMLPLKLVFPPAYSIIAFVLWRPLLSSGNSNSSVHEDTHRLYQSLTVAFHDVIKHLPFRDVCFRDTQGLYELIVADSTDAEFAAVLELNGMDMHLKSVAFAPLRARLFLNSVIDCKVPSSGYSHEALSESKKRHQGNGTKLVDKLVSVLDCLQPAKFHWQWVELRLLLNEQALTEKLENHDMPLTDAIRSSCPTSEKPEASENEKNFIQILLTRLLVRPDAVPLFSEVVHLFGRSVEDSMLKQAEWFLAGPDVLLGRKTIRQKLIIVGESKGLPTKPQFWKPWGWCSNSSFDPITANKAGKKRKLESTSMEEGEVIEEGLGSKKLLFDENSPSVGYGITTERAFVQLVLPCIDQSSDESRSIFVNELVRQFSNIEQQLSSVTIRSITNNKQMGTASSGSEVSSNKGSTRKGLRGGSPSLARRSSINTTDTAPPPSPAALRASMSLRLQFLLRLLPVICREPSFRNTRHTLASTIVRLLGSRVVYEDSAACSPRSDVSKAETESTRDPSSMADLSSDVLFDRLLFVLHGLLSNHQPNWLKPRSSSNESSKDFTLFDRDAAESLQNELARMQLPDTIRWRIQAAMPILLPSLRCSLSCQPHSVPPTALTLVQPSGSAAAAGLNQRNSLATPKTVTAGQGKLKQNMLSPCQQQEADNTDVVDPWTLLEDGTSSGQSSSNASNSSDMGNLRATCWLKGAVRVRRTDLTYIGSVDEDS, from the exons ATGCAAAGGTATCATCCTGCCAACTGCACTAGTGCAGTCAACAATACCGCTATGGGTGCTAGGGACTCTGGACGAGCTGATTCTTCTTCCATTGGAAACTACTCGCTTAACTCAAG GAGGCCACCGCCATTGACGCCCTACAAGTTGAGGTGTGAAAAGGACGGTCTGAATTCCCG ACTAGGACCGCCTGATTTTCATACTCCAACATCAAGTTCCCCCGAAGAAAATCTTACCAAAGAGTATATTCAGTTTGGATACAAGGAAACTGTTGATGGACTTAAG GAAGCGGACGAGATTATATTGACCCAGGTCCATACTTTTTCAAAGCCTGTTGTCCTAAAGTGCAAAGAG TCTGTCAGAAAGTGTTTTAGAGCTATCAATGAGTCTCGTGCACTGAAGCGCAAG GCTGGTCAGGTCTATGGGGTGCCTCTCTCTGGTTCACTTCTCGGTAAGCCTGGATTCCCAGAACAAAAATCATGTGGGGAGGAGACAAAGAAAAAATGGATTGAG AGTCTATCACAACAGCACAAGCGTTTGCGCTCTTTGGCTGATAACATTCCTGGATATAGGAGAAAAACCTTATTTGAAGTCCTCATAAGGAACAATGTCCCATTACTGAGAGCTACTTGGTTCATAAAAGTGACTTATCTTAATCAG GTGCGACCTAGCACTGCGGCTATTTCTTCAGGAACACCTGACAAGACACAAAATTCTCGGTGTGAGCAATGGACAAAAGATGTTATTGAATATTTGCAATACCTCTTGGATGAACTTTTGTCACGGAATAGTTCGTATCCTTCTCAGCAAACTAGAGATAGGTCGCCACAGATGCTTTATGCAGGATCAATGCAAAAGATTAGTCCAGCATCGTCAAGTCTTTACGGGGAGGAAACATCTCTGCATTTTAAATGGTGGTATATGGTGCGTCTTCTACAGTGGCACCATGCTGAAGGCCTCCTTTTTCCTTATCTCATTGTTGATTGGGTTCTCAGGCTCTTACAGG AAGATGTCTTTGAAATTTTGCTGTTGCTACTTCCCattgtatatgtttttttagaGAGCATTGTTCTCTCTCAGACATATGTACAAAGTCTTGTAGCTATTGCTGTCCGTTTCATCGAGGAACCTGCTCCTGGTGGATCCGATCTTGTTGATAACTCTCGGAGAGCTTATACTCTCTCTGCTTTAGTTGAGATGGTTCGCTATTTGGTACTGGCTGCACCCGACACATTTGTTTCTTCAAATTGCTTACCGCTACCTCCTTCCATCGCAGCATGTGGACCCAATGACGTGAGCTATGCATCAAAGGCATATGAGAATCTGGAAAAGTTGAGAAGTAATTCCTCAGAGATCTCTACCCAGTTTCAAGGGAGGGGAGTTGACTCTCGGTTTGGATTCCTTTCTTTTGATTACACCATTTCAACCATTCAAAGAAGTGCAGATGATTTGGCAAAGATAGCTAGCGCTGGTTATCCTCAGCATAACGTGGCTAAAGCTGTTCAGGCTTTGGATAAAGCTTTGTCGGACGGGGATATCAGAGCTGCTTACTCTTATCTCTTTGAAGACCTCTGCAATGGAGCCGTTGATGAGACCTGGATTGCTGAAGTCAGTCCATGCTTGAGATCATCCCTCAGATGGATTGGGGCTATCAGTACATCCTTCGTTTGCTCTGCTTTTTTCCTGATCGAATGGGCGACATGTGATTTTAGAGATTTCCGGGCTGGTGTGCCTAAAGATATCAAATTCTCTGGCAGAAAAGATTGTTCTCAGGTGTATTTAGTTATTCAGCTTCTGAAGCAGAAAATTCTGGGTGGAGAATTCGCAGCTCGCAAAGGAAAGAACCATCGCAGCAATTCTCTTGGTGTCTCTAAACCTAGCAGTTCGATGGATGCATTTGAAAGTCCAGGCCCGTTACATGATATCATAGTCTGTTGGATTGATCAGCATGAGGTACACAGGGGAGGAGCAAAGCGCTTGCAGTTACTCGTTTTTGAACTTATACGCTCTGGAATTTTTAATCCTTTAGCATACGTTAGACAACTTATATTTAGTGGGATGATTGATATGATTCAGTCTGCTGCTGATCCTGAGAGGAGAATAAGGCATCATCGCATATTAAAGCAGCTACCTGGGTGGTTTGTATATGATACTTTAGAGGAAGCACAGCTCTTAGGAGGAGATAAGCTTGAAGAGGCTGTGAGAATTTATTCAAATGAAAGGCGACTTCTTCTGCGAGAGTTGCTTGTTAATGCAGATCAGAAGTCAAAGAAAAATTCCACTTTCCTTCCGTCAGTTGATTTGCCAAGGACCTTTAACGCAATGGCCGATAATCAGGAACTTCGAAAACATACCAAGCGCAGTAAGGATATTAGAGAACTAAAGGAGCGCATAGCTGCTCTACTGCAGTTTCCAGATGTGTCCTGTGGTGTGAAAAATTCAGTGCGAGATGAATTTCAAAGTAGCGTTAAGGAATCAAGTGGATCTGTGTATAGCAAGATGGATCACCTAGAATCTACACCAGGGTGTGAAGACTGTAGaagagcaaaaagaaaaaaaatgaatgatgaAAAGAGCTCTTGCTATCAAGGGAGTTCACCAATTGCATTAGATGAAGAAGATAACTGGTGGATCAAGAAGGGGTTTAAAACTGTGGAGCCTTCTCTGAAGGTTGATCCTCTGATGGAGTTAACTAAACAAGTACCGAGGGGTAGGCAGAAGATGGTGCGCAAAACACAGTCGCTGGCTCAACTACAAGCTGCGAGGATTGAAGGTAGCCAGGGCGCTTCAACGAGTCATGTTTGTGATAACAAAGTAAGCTGCCCTCATCATGGCCCTGGAGTGGAAGGAGAAAACCATAAGGTGGTTGATGTGTTTAGAACTTCTACCTCTGTGGATATTGTATCTGTTGGAAACTCTTTGAAGCAGCTACAGTTTGTTGATAAGCGGTCTGTTGCAGTTTGGCTTGTAAATGTTGTTCGGCAACTTGTTGAAGAGTCCGAAAAGAGCAGTGTGAGAGTTGGGCAGTTCAATAAAGGTGCACCAgttgaagaaaaaaacacagTTAGGTGGAAGCTTGGGGCAGACGAGCTATCTTCCATATTATTTCTCATGGATCTCTCGCGTGACTTGGTTTCAGttgttaaatttcttttttggttATTACCAAGGGCCAAAAGTAGCCCAAGTTTTTCCGTTCAAGGTGGGAGAAACCTTGTAATTATGCCAAGGAATGTTGAAAACAACGTGTGTGAAGTAGGGGAGGCTATTCTAGTATCATCACTTAGGAG GTATGAAAACATTCTATTTTCAGCAGATCTTGTTCCCGAGGCCATGACAGCTTTGATGGCACGTGCCGCATCACTTATGTCGAGTAATGGAAAGATTTCTGGATCAGCAGCTTTAGTTTATGCTCGCTATATTTTGAATGGATATGGAAATCTTCCCAGTGTTGTGGAATGGCATAACAATTTCAAAGCAACATGTGAAAAGAGGCTTCTTTCTGAACTTGATCATACTCGATCAGGGAACGGTGAGTATGAAATCCCCCTTAACGTTCCAGCTGGAGTAGATAATGCAGACGACTATTTACGTAAAAAAATCAGCAGCAGTGGTACTCGTCTGTCAAGAGTGGGTTTGAATATGAGAGAGGTTGTGCAAAGACATGTTGAAGAGACGACTCATTATCTCAGAAAACTCATTGGTACTGATACAATGAAAGCATCACTTGCTGAGAAAAATGACGACGGGTATCAGGTGGCTCAACAAATTGTAGTTGGGCTAATGGACTGCATTAGACAGACTGGCGGTGCAGCGCAAGAGGGTGATCCTTCTTTGGTTTCTTCTGCGGTATCTGCGATCATTAACAGTGTAAGCAATTCCATGGCAAGAATTTTGGATTTCTCTGTGGGAAATGTTCATCAGAATCGTCCATCTGGCGTAGGTTCATCTAATATCGCACGTCACATTTTGCAAATCCATATAACCTGTCTGTGCCTTCTAAAGGAAGCTCTTGGAGAGCGTCAAAGTCGAGTGTTTGAAATAGCGCTCGCAACAGAAAGTTCCACTGCTCTTGCTGGAGCGTTTGCCCCTGCGAAGGGATCCCGGGGTCAGCATCAGCTATCTCCTGAATCCTATGATTCAATTGCGAACAACACGAATGATATCCCGAACGGTACTGGAAAAGTAGCGCTGAGCAAAGCAACAAAAGTTACTGCAGCTGTATCTGCACTTGTTATAGGTGCTATCACACATGGCGTTATAACCCTTGAGAGGATTGTTGGTCTGCTGAGACTAAGGGAGTGCTTAGATTTCGTTCAGTTTGTAAGGCGTACAAAATCGAGTTCTAATGGCAGTGCTAGGTCCGTGGGAGCCTCTAAAGTGGATAACTCTATTGAAGTTTATGTACATTGGTTCAGACTTCTTGTTGGTAACTGCAAAACTGTTTCGGAAGGGATGGTTTTGGAGCTTGTGGGAGAATCTTCCGTGGTGGCTGTATCACGTATGCAGCGCATGCTTCCGCTGAAATTGGTCTTCCCACCAGCCTATTCAATTATTGCCTTTGTTCTGTGGAGGCCTTTGCTTTCGAGTGGCAACTCTAACTCCAGCGTCCATGAAGATACTCACCGCCTTTATCAGTCTTTGACAGTGGCCTTTCATGATGTGATTAAGCACCTTCCTTTCCGAGATGTGTGCTTTAGAGACACCCAGGGACTTTATGAACTAATAGTTGCTGATTCCACAGATGCTGAGTTTGCGGCGGTACTTGAGCTGAATGGTATGGATATGCACTTAAAATCTGTGGCTTTTGCTCCTCTTCGTGCCCGTCTTTTCCTTAACTCCGTAATTGATTGTAAGGTGCCATCCTCTGGTTATTCCCACGAAGCACTTAGTGAATCGAAAAAACGACACCAGGGAAATGGAACAAAGCTTGTGGACAAGCTGGTGTCTGTATTAGATTGCCTGCAACCTGCAAAATTTCACTGGCAGTGGGTTGAACTCAGGTTGCTTCTAAACGAGCAAGCATTAACCGAGAAACTCGAAAATCACGATATGCCTTTGACAGATGCAATACGATCTTCCTGTCCTACCTCTGAGAAGCCTGAGGCCTCTGAGAATGAGAAAAATTTCATCCAAATCCTCCTCACAAGGTTATTGGTTAGACCTGATGCAGTACCACTTTTCTCGGAAGTGGTTCATCTCTTCGGTAGGTCGGTTGAGGATTCAATGTTGAAGCAAGCTGAATGGTTTCTAGCAGGTCCAGATGTTCTTCTTGGACGAAAAACAATCAGACAAAAACTGATTATAGTAGGAGAAAGCAAAGGACTTCCTACGAAACCTCAGTTCTGGAAACCTTGGGGTTGGTGCAGCAACTCCAGTTTCGATCCTATCACGGCAAACAAGGcaggaaagaaaagaaagttgGAAAGTACTTCTATGGAAGAAGGGGAAGTGATCGAGGAAGGGTTGGGTTCAAAAAAGTTATTATTTGATGAGAACAGTCCCAGTGTTGGATATGGGATTACAACTGAGAGGGCTTTTGTTCAGCTAGTGCTTCCATGCATAGATCAAAGCTCTGATGAATCTCGAAGTATCTTTGTGAATGAGTTGGTAAGACAGTTTAGCAATATTGAGCAGCAGTTAAGTTCAGTTACCATCCGCAGTATAACAAACAACAAACAGATGGGAACTGCTTCTTCTGGGTCTGAGGTTTCATCAAATAAAGGAAGTACTCGGAAGGGCCTTCGTGGTGGTAGCCCTAGCTTGGCAAGAAGATCCTCAATCAATACTACTGACACTGCGCCGCCACCTTCCCCTGCTGCTTTGAGAGCTTCTATGTCTTTGCGGTTGCAGTTTCTTCTAAGGTTACTGCCTGTCATCTGCAG GGAACCTTCGTTTAGGAACACGAGACATACACTTGCATCTACAATAGTTCGTCTGCTTGGAAGCCGAGTAGTTTATGAAGACTCTGCTGCATGTTCTCCTCGTAGTGACGTATCAAAGGCGGAGACAGAATCAACAAGAGATCCATCTTCCATGGCAGATCTTTCTAGTGATGTCTTATTTGACCGATTATTGTTTGTACTCCATGGGCTGTTAAGCAATCACCAGCCAAATTGGCTAAAGCCAAGGTCTTCTTCTAATGAATCATCCAAAGACTTTACCTTGTTTGATCGTGATGCAGCAGAGAGCTTACAG AATGAGCTTGCACGGATGCAGCTACCGGACACCATCAGATGGCGGATCCAAGCAGCGATGCCAATTCTCCTTCCTTCTCTACGTTGCTCTCTCTCGTGTCAGCCACATTCTGTTCCGCCAACCGCACTCACTCTTGTTCAACCCTCGGgatctgctgctgctgctgggCTCAATCAAAGAAACTCCCTTGCCACACCAAAAACTGTAACAGCAGGGCAAGGGAAGCTGAAGCAGAATATGTTGTCACCATGTCAACAGCAAGAAGCAGACAACACGGATGTGGTTGACCCATGGACGCTTTTGGAAGATGGGACAAGCTCAGGTCAATCAAGCAGCAACGCTTCAAACAGCAGCGACATGGGCAATCTTCGAGCCACATGTTGGTTAAAGGGTGCAGTGAGGGTCAGACGGACTGATCTGACATACATTGGTTCAGTGGACGAAGACAGCTGA